From a region of the Globicephala melas chromosome 19, mGloMel1.2, whole genome shotgun sequence genome:
- the TMEM147 gene encoding BOS complex subunit TMEM147, translated as MTLFHFGNCFALAYFPYFITYKCSGLSEYNAFWKCVQAGVTYLFVQLCKMLFLATFFPTWEGGIYDFIGEFMKASVDVADLIGLNLVMSRNAGKGEYKIMVAALGWATAELIMSRCIPLWVGARGIEFDWKYIQMSIDSNISLVHYIIASAQVWMITRYDLYHTFRPAVLLLMFLSVYKAFVMETFVHLCSLGSWTALLARAVVTGLLALSTLALYVAVVNVHS; from the exons ATGACGCTGTTCCACTTCGGAAACTGCTTCGCCCTGGCCTACTTCCCCTACTTCATCACCTACAAGTGCAGCGGCCT GTCCGAGTACAACGCCTTCTGGAAGTGCGTCCAGGCCGGGGTCACCTACCTCTTCGTGCAGCTGTGCAAG ATGCTGTTCCTGGCCACTTTCTTTCCCACCTGGGAAGGCGGCATCTATGACTTCATTGGG GAGTTCATGAAGGCCAGCGTGGATGTGGCAGACCTGATAGGCCTAAACCTTGTCATGTCCCGGAATGCCGGCAAGGGGGAATACAAGATCATGGTTgctgccctgggctgggccaCCGCCGAGCTCATTATGTCCCG CTGCATCCCTCTCTGGGTTGGAGCTCGGGGCATTGAGTTTGACTGGAAGTACATCCAGATGAGCATTGACTCCAACATCAGTCTG GTCCATTACATCATCGCATCTGCCCAGGTGTGGATGATAACACGCTACGACCTGTACCACACTTTCCGGCCAGCAGTCCTCCTGCTGATGTTCCTTAGCGTCTACAAGGCCTTCGTCATGGA GACCTTCGTCCACCTGTGTTCCCTGGGCAGCTGGACGGCACTTCTGGCCCGAGCAGTGGTGACGGGGCTGCTGGCCCTCAGCACCCTGGCCCTGTATGTCGCTGTTGTCAACGTGCACTCCTAG
- the GAPDHS gene encoding LOW QUALITY PROTEIN: glyceraldehyde-3-phosphate dehydrogenase, testis-specific (The sequence of the model RefSeq protein was modified relative to this genomic sequence to represent the inferred CDS: inserted 1 base in 1 codon; substituted 1 base at 1 genomic stop codon), which produces MSKRDVTLTNVTVVQLPRQPCPVTRAPPPPEPQPVKEQVPPPPPPAPKKVSVVRELTVGINGFGRTGRLVQRACMEKGVKAVAVNDPFIDPEYMVYMFKYDSTHGQYKGSVEYRNGRLAVGNNEISVFQRKQPKEIPXKSVGSPFVVVEATGVHLSLEETTAHIEAGALRAVICAPSPEAPMFVMGVNEKDYNPGSVKIVSNASCTTNCLAPLAKVIHEXFGIVAGLMTTVHSYTATQKTVDGPSEKAWRDGRGAHQNIIPAPTGAAKAVGKVIQDLQGKLTGMAFRVPTPVVSAVDLTCRLAQPTLSSGIEEAIKAEAKGPMAGILAYTEDEVVSTDFVGDTHLSIFDAKGGITLNDNFVKLISWYDNEYGYSHRVVDLLRYMFSRDK; this is translated from the exons ATGTCGAAACGCGACGTCACCCTCACCAATGTCACCGTTGTCCAGCTCCCGCGACAGCCTTGCCCAG TGACCAGAGCACCACCCCCTCCGGAGCCCCAGCCAGTCAAAGAGCAagtcccaccacctccacctcctgcaCCTAAGAAGGTTTCTGTGGTTCGGGAGCTGACTGTTGGCATCAATGG ATTTGGACGCACTGGTCGCCTGGTGCAGCGTGCCTGCATGGAGAAGGGTGTTAAGGCGGTAGCAGTGAACGATCCGTTCATCGACCCAGAATACAT GGTGTACATGTTTAAGTATGACTCCACCCACGGCCAATACAAGGGGAGCGTGGAATACAGGAATGGACGGCTGGCCGTCGGTAACAATGAAATCAGCGTCTTCCAGCG CAAGCAGCCCAAAGAAATCC AGAAGTCTGTCGGGAGCCCCTTTGTGGTGGTGGAGGCCACAGGCGTGCACCTGTCCTTAGAGGAAACTACA GCCCACATTGAGGCAGGTGCCCTGCGTGCGGTCATCTGCGCGCCCTCTCCAGAGGCACCCATGTTTGTCATGGGGGTGAACGAAAAGGACTATAACCCCGGCTCCGTGAAAATTGTCAG CAATGCATCCTGCACCACCAACTGCCTGGCCCCCCTCGCCAAGGTCATCCATGAGTGATTTGGGATTGTGGCAGGGCTGATG ACCACAGTCCATTCCTACACTGCCACCCAGAAGACAGTGGACGGGCCATCGGAGAAGGCCTGGCGAGACGGACGGGGTGCCCACCAGAACATCATCCCGGCCCCCACAGGGGCTGCCAAGGCTGTGGGCAAAGTCATCCAAGACCTCCAAGG GAAGCTGACTGGAATGGCGTTCCGAGTGCCAACCCCAGTCGTGTCTGCTGTGGACCTGACCTGCCGCCTGGCCCAGCCTACCCTGTCCTCAGGCATCGAGGAGGCCATAAAAGCAGAAGCCAAGGGGCCCATGGCCGGCATCCTTGCCTACACTGAGGATGA GGTCGTGTCCACGGACTTTGTTGGCGATACTCATTTGTCTATCTTTGATGCTAAGGGTGGCATCACGCTCAACGACAACTTCGTGAAGCTCATTTCCTG gtacGACAACGAATATGGCTACAGTCACCGAGTGGTGGACCTCCTCCGCTACATGTTCAGCCGAGACAAGTGA
- the SBSN gene encoding suprabasin isoform X2, with the protein MTLQGGVHGLEESCCAGKEEPGGASVMKHQPGSPQGRFTHQNGGAATTTLTSGALVNKPFIDLSVLWKSLTNIIL; encoded by the exons ATGACACTTCAG GGTGGGGTACATGGGCTGGAGGAGAGCTGCTGCGCTGGGAAGGAAGAGCCCGGAGGAGCTTCAGTGATGAAGCATCAGCCG GGCAGTCCTCAAGGCAGATTCACTCACCAGAACGGAGGGGCTGCAACCACAACCTTAACATCTGGA GCTTTGGTCAACAAGCCCTTCATTGACCTTTCAGTTCTGTGGAAG aGCCTCACCAACATCATTCTCTAA
- the SBSN gene encoding suprabasin isoform X1, translating into MHLASLLSSCFLLLLLGPLPGWAAGADPVKKVTEGISKGLSNTEREVGKALEGINNGIPQAGREKDFSGLNSVGSQAGKELDKGVQGLNHNLDKVTHGINNVAGQAGKGAEKFVPGVNSATGQVEKEANKVIQGVHDGVNQAGNEASRFGQGVHHAGKEGEKIVQGVHHGGNHNGEEVGQFGQGVSHAAGQAGKEGEKIVQGGHHGVNQAGKEVGKFGQGVSHAAGQAGKEGEKIVQEGHHGVNQAGKEVGKFGQGVSHAAGQAGKEGEKIVQEGHHGVNQAGKEVGKFGQGVSHAAGQAGKEVEKLGQGVPHAAGEAGKEEDGLHQTVHDGTNQAGKEANQLLNGSPQGRFTHQNGGAATTTLTSGALVNKPFIDLSVLWKSLTNIIL; encoded by the exons ATGCATCTTGCCAGTTTGCTCAGCTCCTGCTTCCTCTTGCTGCTGCTGGGACCTTTGCCTGGATGGGCGGCCGGTGCTGACCCCGTTAAGAAGGTCACTGAAGGGATCAGCAAAGGGCTGAGCAATACAGAGAGAGAGGTGGGCAAGGCCCTGGAAGGCATCAATAATGGAATCCCTCAAGCTGGAAGGGAGAAAGATTTTAGTGGACTCAACAGTGTGGGGAGCCAGGCCGGTAAGGAGCTGGACAAGGGCGTCCAGGGGCTCAACCACAACTTGGACAAGGTAACCCATGGAATCAACAATGTCGCCGGACAAGCAGGAAAGGGAGCAGAGAAGTTTGTCCCTGGGGTCAACAGTGCTACTGGACAGGTTGAGAAGGAGGCAAACAAAGTGATTCAGGGGGTCCACGATGGGGTCAACCAGGCAGGAAATGAGGCAAGTAGGTTTGGCCAGGGGGTCCACCATgctgggaaagagggagaaaaaatagtcCAGGGGGTCCATCATGGAGGTAATCATAATGGAGAGGAGGTGGGACAGTTTGGTCAGGGGGTCAGCCACGCTGCAGGGCAGgctgggaaagagggagaaaaaatagtcCAAGGGGGGCATCATGGAGTTAATCAGGCTGGAAAGGAGGTGGGAAAGTTTGGTCAGGGGGTCAGCCACGCTGCAGGGCAGgctgggaaagagggagaaaaaatagtcCAAGAGGGGCATCATGGAGTTAATCAGGCTGGAAAGGAGGTGGGAAAGTTTGGTCAGGGGGTCAGCCACGCTGCAGGGCAGgctgggaaagagggagaaaaaatagtcCAAGAGGGGCATCATGGAGTTAATCAGGCTGGAAAGGAGGTGGGAAAGTTTGGTCAGGGGGTCAGCCACGCTGCTGGTCAGGCTGGAAAGGAAGTGGAGAAACTTGGCCAAGGTGTCCCCCACGCTGCTGGTGAGGCCGGGAAGGAGGAGGACGGGTTGCATCAGACGGTTCATGATGGGACCAACCAAGCCGGCAAGGAAGCCAACCAGCTGCTGAAT GGCAGTCCTCAAGGCAGATTCACTCACCAGAACGGAGGGGCTGCAACCACAACCTTAACATCTGGA GCTTTGGTCAACAAGCCCTTCATTGACCTTTCAGTTCTGTGGAAG aGCCTCACCAACATCATTCTCTAA